ACCGCGGGGCTCGTGACACAAGTCTTCGTTTCGGTCGGAGACCGGGTGCGTGAAGGGGATCGGCTGCTGCAATTGGATGATCGGGACCTTCGCGCACAACTCGTGGCCCGCCAGGCCGCCATTCCCCCGGCTGAAGCGCAAATCGAGGAACAGACCTACCGCATTGGAGACCTGAACACCCAACTCAAGCGGTTGAAAGCGGTGGGCGACAGCCGGGCGGTCAGCGACGACGACATCAAACGGACCTGGTATGCCTTGGAAATGGCGAAACGAACGATGACCCGCCACGAAGCGGCGTTGAAACAGGTCATCGCGCAGCGGGATGAAACCCAGATCTTGCTTGATCGGCTGACCGTCCGGGCGCCGCGCGCCGGCACGATCCTTCAAGTGAACATCCGCGCCGGTGAATTCGCCCTCACCATCGGCGCAAGCGAACCCTTAATGCTACTGGGAGACATGCAGCAGCTCCAGGTTCGCGCCGAAGTGGATGAGATCAATGCCCCGCTCGTCGCTCCCCAACGGCCCGCCGTGGCCTTCCCGAAAGGCAATACCGCCCAGCCGATTCCCCTGACCTTCGTTCGGATTGAGCCGTACATCGTACCCAAGAAATCGCTGACAGGAGACAACACCGAGCGGGTAGACACTCGGGTCCTCCAGATCATCTACCGGTTTGAACGGCCCACGTTTCCAGTCTATACAGGACAACAGGTCGATGTATTTATCGAGCGCGACCTCGCCGGAGCCCCCCCGGTCACGGAGCAACCGCAATGACGCCGACGCGCTCTCGATGGAAGCAAGGGCAACGAGTCGCAGCAGGCCTTCTGGCTCTGTTGCTCGCCGGTTGCGTGCAAGGTCAACCCTATGCTCGCCCTCCCATCACGACTCCCACCGATTGGACCGCCATGGGCGGCGCCCCCTTGAATGGTGTCGGCTCCGATACCTCCCCGAGCGCCGACTGGTGGCAGGCGTTTCACAACGAGGAATTGTCGCGGTTCATTGAACGGGCGCTCGCCCAAAATCATGATGTCCGGCGAGCCGTCTCCCGTGTGATCGAGGGCCGCGCATCCGTGACCACCGCCGGGGCCGGCCTCTATCCGCAACTCAACATTCAAGGCAGCTACACGAACATCTCCATCTCCAAGAACACGCTGGCGGGTTTGGGACTGGCGACCGGGCAACAACCGGGTCCGCAAGTGTTCGCGAGGCCTGGCAGCAGTTTTGACCTGTGGAACGGGGCGGCCGATCTCCGGTGGGAACTGGATCTCTGGGGTCGCATCCGCCGAGGGATGGAAGCGGCCTCGGCCGATGCCCAAGCCATCGAGCAGGATGCCCGAGCCATCGCCCTCACCCTGATTGGGGATGTGGGACAGTCATATTTTCGTATCCGGGAGTTGGACGAACAGATCGAGATCGCCCAGCGGGCACTCACGCTCCGGCGCGACTCGCTGGACATTATCCGGAAGCGAGCCTCCGTCGGGTTGGCCTCCGACCTGGATGTGAAACGGACGGAAGTGCTGGTCGCCGAAAGCGCCGGGCAGATTCCAGAGGTCACTCGGCTGCGCGAGCTTGAAGTGCATCGCCTGGAGGTCCTCACAGGGGCTAATCCAGGAACGGTGATCCTTCCACCGAAGCCGCTGCGAAAGGTCGTCATCCAGCCGGAGATTCCGGTCGGACTTCCGTCGCAACTACTCGAACGACGGCCCGACATCCTGCAAGCCGAGGCCACGCTCAAGGCCGCCAATGCCCGCATCGGACAAGCACGTGCCTACTTCTTTCCCACCCTCTCCCTTACCGGCCAGGGAGGATTGCAAAGCGCCGAATTCGCCAACTGGTTCACCGGCAACAGCGCCAACTTTAGCATCGGACCCTCGGTGACACTCCCCATTTTCCTCGGCGGCACCAACGTGGCGCGACTGGATGCGGCGGAATCACGCTACCAGCAATTGTTGGAGGGATACCAGCAAACTATTCTGCTGGCTTTTCGCGAAGTCGCGGATTTACTGATCTCGATTCACACCCGCACGGAGCAGGTGGCGCGCCAACGTGAACAGGCAGCGGCGGCGGGCGCCGCCGTCGGGCTGGCGGAGGTCCGGTACCGCAAGGGCCTCGTGAACTACCTGGATGTCCTCGACGCACAACGCACGATGTTGGCCGCAGAAACCCAAGTCGCCCAAACGGAACGTGCACGCCTGACAGACATGGTCAGCCTCTATAAGGCCTTGGGCGGAGGATGGCAACAGGCCCCGGGAGGCAACGTAGACGGCGCGGCCCATCAGACCAAGCCATAGGCGTCCGCCCGCGCAGTTGGACGTCGCGCCGGCCCAATCCACGAGGCCGACTTTCAACTTGAAATTTCAGAATGGATCGGGCTATGTGACAGTCGGTGGTGTTGCCGCTCCCGAATCATCGGATAGACCAGGCATCGGTACTTCCCCATCAATATCTTTCCCTTGCGACTACGTAGAAGGAGCCTGCCATGCGAGTTGGTGTTCGACACCCGGCGTCGGTCCGTCACCACAATCCTGTTCTGCCCCTGTTGATGCTCGGATTGATCCTGCCGTTCGGCGCCGAAAGCCTGGCTGCGCCGGCAGGCAAACCCGCACCCACATCCGTCCTGCCCGAGAAACAGGTATTGGAGGAAGAACAGATTCTGTCCACGACCGACAAGATCACCCAGCCGATGGACGCCGACGCGGAAGCCATGCGCCACAACGATCTCGGGGTGGCGTTCGTCTTTAAAGGCGATCTCGGACAAGCCATTGACGAGTTCACACATGCGCTCCGGCTGCAGCCGAATTATTTCGCCGCCCATCTGAATTTGGCGAACACCTTGCTGGACACCGGCCGGAATGACGCTGCGATGATCGAATTCAAGGAAGCCCTGCGGCTGAAACCCGACGATCCAAAGGCGCACAACGACCTGGGGGTCGCGCTCAAGGAAATGGGCAATCCTGCTGGGGCCATTGCGGAATTCAAGACCGTCCTCCGTCGGAATCCCGACGATGTCAACGCCCACAACAATCTCGGTGTCGCCCTGAAAGCCACGGGTGATCTCGATGGAGCCATCGCAGAATATCGAACTGCCGCGGCGCTCCAACCCAACGATGTGAATGCCCACTTCAATCTCGGGTTGGGCCTGATGGAGAAACATCAGCCTGAGGCCGCCATCAGCGAGTTTCGCACAGCCCTGCACCTGCGCCCCAACGACGCCAAAATCCGGCTTAACCTCGGCAATGCCCTGGCCGGCATTGGACAACGCATGGAAGCCGCGCAAGAACTGCGACAATACCTCCGCCTGGAACTCGACACTCCGGCCAACCGGCGGTGGCTGGAGCAGGCCGAAGCGAAACTTCGTGAGTTGGAGAT
Above is a genomic segment from Nitrospira sp. containing:
- a CDS encoding efflux RND transporter periplasmic adaptor subunit, with the protein product MSILNRFSVWLAIACAALAAWSVLTAGKTVPMPTPVVAPPRSPFETTVAASGIIEAANENVRIGPPTAGLVTQVFVSVGDRVREGDRLLQLDDRDLRAQLVARQAAIPPAEAQIEEQTYRIGDLNTQLKRLKAVGDSRAVSDDDIKRTWYALEMAKRTMTRHEAALKQVIAQRDETQILLDRLTVRAPRAGTILQVNIRAGEFALTIGASEPLMLLGDMQQLQVRAEVDEINAPLVAPQRPAVAFPKGNTAQPIPLTFVRIEPYIVPKKSLTGDNTERVDTRVLQIIYRFERPTFPVYTGQQVDVFIERDLAGAPPVTEQPQ
- a CDS encoding efflux transporter outer membrane subunit, whose protein sequence is MTPTRSRWKQGQRVAAGLLALLLAGCVQGQPYARPPITTPTDWTAMGGAPLNGVGSDTSPSADWWQAFHNEELSRFIERALAQNHDVRRAVSRVIEGRASVTTAGAGLYPQLNIQGSYTNISISKNTLAGLGLATGQQPGPQVFARPGSSFDLWNGAADLRWELDLWGRIRRGMEAASADAQAIEQDARAIALTLIGDVGQSYFRIRELDEQIEIAQRALTLRRDSLDIIRKRASVGLASDLDVKRTEVLVAESAGQIPEVTRLRELEVHRLEVLTGANPGTVILPPKPLRKVVIQPEIPVGLPSQLLERRPDILQAEATLKAANARIGQARAYFFPTLSLTGQGGLQSAEFANWFTGNSANFSIGPSVTLPIFLGGTNVARLDAAESRYQQLLEGYQQTILLAFREVADLLISIHTRTEQVARQREQAAAAGAAVGLAEVRYRKGLVNYLDVLDAQRTMLAAETQVAQTERARLTDMVSLYKALGGGWQQAPGGNVDGAAHQTKP
- a CDS encoding tetratricopeptide repeat protein produces the protein MRVGVRHPASVRHHNPVLPLLMLGLILPFGAESLAAPAGKPAPTSVLPEKQVLEEEQILSTTDKITQPMDADAEAMRHNDLGVAFVFKGDLGQAIDEFTHALRLQPNYFAAHLNLANTLLDTGRNDAAMIEFKEALRLKPDDPKAHNDLGVALKEMGNPAGAIAEFKTVLRRNPDDVNAHNNLGVALKATGDLDGAIAEYRTAAALQPNDVNAHFNLGLGLMEKHQPEAAISEFRTALHLRPNDAKIRLNLGNALAGIGQRMEAAQELRQYLRLELDTPANRRWLEQAEAKLRELEMP